Genomic segment of Populus nigra chromosome 6, ddPopNigr1.1, whole genome shotgun sequence:
GATATGATCCTTTTCCCCTCCTTGCATTACATCAGCATGCTGAGAATGAATGCATGCTTTGCTCTGATATATATTGATGTGAATAATTTAATGACAGCTAGCGGGGTTCAAATTGGAGGTAGTCAAAACAACGTCTGCTGGCCATGCTAAAAAGCTTGCTTCAACTGTTGATATCAGCACTTGTCCTGATGGTATTATTACTCAATGCATCGCCTGATAACATTTTGCATTTATGGTTTGCTTACCCTTTTTTATGATCTCTCTCATCTTTATCCTGACAACTACATATTCTTCCAGGAATTATATGCGTTGGTGGTGATGGAATAATTAATGAGGTAAGTCTTTTACCACTTCAGGGGAATAaccaattttaatttcttgttgctGAATGTTCAGATATGCATATAGTTTAATGTCACACTATAGAGTACTATGCTCTCCTGCACAGATGTCATTGAATCATGCCATGCTCTTAGCTTGGATTTGATTTATTGACCTTTACAGTTACTTTTCTCGATTTAATAGCGAGTCATGAagaatttgataaaagaaaCTAGATTTGTTTGAGAGGAAGAGTAAATAAGTTTGGATCTTTGTCATAGGAATGCGTTATTGAATGCAGTCAAGTTTGCATTCAATACTTGTTAACAGAGAAAGATTTACATCATTCATGGAAAAGCTGTCCTGCATCAAAACATGTCCAATACTTATGGGAACAACTGTATCATGTGTGCTGTACATCAAGAAGCAGACCTTTTCCAATGATAGTTTGGGCCTTAGTTTATATTGTTGAAGTTTTCAAGTTGCCAGGTTGGTCAtaggttttggttttttcatcaaaatcagCTGCATTTAAGAATTGAGGGCAATGCATAATAACAAATGTTGTGACAGCTTGTTGTATATAACTATGTAGATGTGAAAATGTTTTATCGTGTTAAAGAGACAGGTCTGGTCTAGATTAGTTATTTTGTTGGAGAATGGGACTGCTCACTGTTATATATCAATCGTCATCCAAGCATGCTGATAAAAATGCCTATAGTTGAAGAGCAGAGAAATATTGTTAAATATTGGTGAGCAATACAAACACTGTTGAAGTGAAGGGAACTTAGAATACACAATTACACAGAAATCGTAAGATTTTTTGGGGATAAAGGAGAGGAAAATTTTGCATGACGAGGATGGTttcatttatttgaaattctatACTGTACTAATCAGTCCTTCACTAGCTTGACTTTTGCTGTTTATGCAGCCCTGCCAGGTTGCACCAAATTTCTGACACTAATTTACCTATTCATTGATTGGAGGATACACAACCATGGAGATCAGGAGATCAGGTCTCCCTCCTTGGCCCCTGCCTCCATCTCTGTCATGCATTCACAGATGCATGCACTTTTGCAAGCGATCAAAACCCACAAATAATGCCCCCTTCCCTCTCTGAAAGCCCAACTTAAATGCTAAGATTGATTTTGCTAGCAAATGCTTTACCACATCTTCAGAATTACTTGTTGCAAAAATGTGATTGCTCTTATAAGGAGTATCTGGGTGGTGTTCTATGAGAGCATAATGACAATATGTGATGGCTTGCATGCATGCGCTTTGTATATTTATTGTGTATTCACACTGAATCATAATACTCTTGATGGTGGTCTGTTTCTTCATGTTGAACAAGTTATTTGATCTTTGTAATCATGCAGGTTCTAAATGGTCTGCTTATTAGGGATAACCAGAAAGAAGGGATTTCGATACCAATTGGAATTATACCTGCTGGTTCAGATAATTCACTTATTTGGACTGTTCTAGGGGTTAGAGATCCAATTTCGGCTGCCATATCTATTGTGaaggtaatttttttcataaaaatgtgTAGATAATCATGTTTGGAAATGTTTTGATTAGTCTATCATAGATGAATGCTGTTTCTGTAAATCCTCAGTCAAAATTGAGACTGATTAACATGTATGATTTTTCAGTATGGAATTCATTGATGCATGGAAGTAGTAGGTCAAGTGTCTTGCATAGGTTTGACATTTTGGGTACAGCAGCACTAGGCTTCTGAGGGAGCGCAATTCTATACACAAGATTGTGGTGGTGTTTTCTTGGACACTGCTTTGGTGGTGTAGGttaaatttagaagaaaaatagaaaatagaaaagaaaaaagggagcaGAAATGAATGCTCAAAACTGTCCTGAATTTTGGTTGCTTTCTACTGTATTTTTTGAGCCCATGCTTCCTATATTAGCATATCTAAGATGAAGAAACATACTCTTTCCATCTCTCGAGGCTCCTGTGCCCAGCCATGAAACTGGAGAGTTGAACTGGATTATTCACACTGGGCCAGGAACATTCTGTAGCATGCCATCCAGGGCAAGACATTGGGATTCAGATGGCATGTGATCCACATTAGTTCCTGATGTGCTATAGGAAAAATGAGGGGAAGTCAAATTCCTTTCGACTCAATGGTGCTTGAGatgatttattgagaatttgcATTTACTACAGGAAGGTTGTTTGGACTTTTGTAATTGATTCTATAGTGAATTCATCCAATTATTTTAACCAGAAGCCTATGCATTGTTTCTCCGCAACTTGTGATTAGCCGCACACATGCACGTGAGTGTCTGCATGGGTGCATTAAGTCTGAAATTGTGATGTCTAATGAAGTTCTTTCCTATGAACTTCTATATTTGTGAAAATTCCACTTCATGGCATGCCTAGTGAGCTCACCATAAACGTACTTTTTGTTGGTTTCAGGGGGGTCTCACTGCTACAGATGTTTTTGCTGTCGAGTGGATACATTCTGGTGTTATACACTTTGGAATGACAGTCTCATATTATGGCTTTGTCAGTGATGGTGAGTTCACAATGTTGCAATTAATCCTCAAACAACCACTGAAAATTTATAGGTTTAGCTTCTTATTGCCTTTGGAACCACATAATTGAATTCAAGATCCTTAAACCAATCAACCTTGCATAACTGTTTTTGGTACAAATAAATGTTCCACGGAAACAAATATCCATGTGAAGTAATTGATGTACAAGTGAAAGGGAATTGGTACTCAAGATTTGTTAAAAGGTCTTTCACTGTGAATTCAGTTCAATGAGATTTGATGCAACAGATCATATATTCATGATTACTTTATAAAATCTACAAAATGCTACCTCCTTtgggttttaaaaaattcttggcggtgtttataagtatttttccttttgttctttttatatcattacTGATGCCACAACCAAATAATCTTATGAGCTTTATACTCGCAAACAAGATTAGATATTATTAGTCCTGGTGTTACAACACCTTTACATCTATTTTTGTTCAAATGTCCACGAGCTTTGTTTTAATGTTTGTAGTAATAACAATACTGGGTGCGTGCTTTGATGTTTGAGACATATTTGGTACGTGCTCAGGACTAATAATATCCAAGAGGTAGTAaacattttgatttgttattgtGAGAGTCTATCCAAGAGATAAGAAATTGTTATGGAAAGAAAGGATACATTTTAAAAGGTCTAGGATAAGTGATCCCATCCGCTAACTTAGAGGCTAGATTGGATTGCACTTTTCCAGTTATCTGTTAAATTTAGTGAGTAGCATGAGCCATTGGCtgatctttgtttcttttgccagttgttgtattatttaatattttgaccCTTACAGACTGTGGACAAAAAGTTTCTGTAATGGACACATGATGCTTGAGAtgctttttgaattttaatatgcATGATAGAAATTTTTATCATTCACTTGTACTTATTTCATGTGTAGTGTTGGAACTTTCTGAGAAATATCAGAAACGCTTTGGTCCATTGCGATATTTTGTTGCTGGATTTCTCAAGTTCTTATGCTTGCCAAAGTACAGCTATGAAGTGGAATATCTTCCTGCATCAAGAGAGGACAGGGATGGAAAACAGTCAGCTGAGAGAGACATAGTTGACATGTCAGACTTGTACACTGATGTGATGAGGAGATCTAACAAAGATGGCATACCCAGAGCCTCTAGTTTATCAAGTATCGACTCAATAATGACTCCAAGTCGAATGTCTGGAGGGGACTTGGATACAACCTGCAGTAGCACTCGTGCTAGCACTGAACCATCTGAGTATGTGCGTGGCTTGGATCCAAAAGCAAAACGCCTGTCATCAGGGAGGACAAATGTTATGGCAGAGCCAGAAGTTATTCATCCACAATTACCACTGTCAACAACTCCAAACTGGCCAAGGACTAGGTCAAAGTCGAGGGCCGATAAAGGATGGACAGGATTGACTTCTACACATGATCCTTCTCGATGTTCTTGGGGAAATGCCGCACCAAATGATAGAGAGGATATATCTTCAACATTATCTGATCCTGGTCCAATTTGGGATGCTGAACCAAAGTGGGATACTGAACCTAATTGGGATGTTGAAAATCCTATTGAATTGCCAGGGCCATCAGATGATATAGAACCAGGAACGAAAAAGGAAGTAATTCCTAGGTTTGAGGATAAATGGGAATTTAGAAAGGGACAATTTCTTGGTATCATGGTTTGCAACCATGCTTGCAGAACTGTTCAGAGTTCTCAGGTGGTAGCACCGAGGGCTGAGCATGATGACAACACCATGGATATGCTCTTAGTTCATGGTAGTGGGCGACTGAGGCTACTGAGATTTTTCTTGCTATTGCAGATGGGTCAACATCTTTCTCTCCCATATGTTGAATATATTAAGGTATGAGCAGGTACCCCTAACGATTCTTTTGCATTCATAAAATGAAGCAGCAAATTGAGTCTAGGTAATTGCATTATGGTTGTCAATGATGTTAGTATGAATTTTGGCATCTTAATTGAATTTCCTAGGGACTTTAGATGACTGAAAAAATTTCTAGTTTGAATCTTGTTTTGTTATGGTTGCTATGCTTGTCCATTGCTTTTCTTTGTTGCTGGGTTCATCCAATGCTCGTATTTGAGATCAGAACAGTGTGTTACACTGCCCTGCCAGTTTGTTCACATTGTTGTTATTTTGGAGTTGTTATAGGATCTGTTATTCAAGTTGTTCTTTTAAGAGCAGTGTCTGAAACACCAATCATCaagttgattaatattttttgaactatATCATACATGCTGTGCTCGGctgaattttggtttttttttaaccgaCATGTGAGTTTTATCAAAAGGCTGCGTGCCAATATTTGACCTGACTATGTAGGTAATCCTGCTCAGAGATGCAGAGAGGTAGCGGGTGTTTTCAAGCATTCATGTGCATATAAAAGAAATGCAACACATTGGGTGCTGCATGTTTTAGTAGGCAGCAAGGTTCATCATAAATGAATTAAGTTGTCTTGACACCATCTAGTTTAAACTTCTGCAGGTAAAATCTGTGAAGATAAAAGCGGGGAAGCACACACACAATGGTTGTGGAATTGATGGTGAGCTCTTTCAACTTAATGGGCAGGTAATATCTTCTTTGCTGCCAGAGCAGTGCAGACTCATTGGCCGGTCCCCAAACCATCCCATGTAACAATCATGAGGCCTCGCTCTACGTTTCTTTGAAAGAAAAGGGGACTTCACTCTCTTTGCGAGTTGTGGTTTTGATATATGCATAGATCCTGGaaccagagaagaaaaaattgtgGCCCTTTTTtcgtctttttttatttattttttttcatttgaagccCCATCATCACCATTGAGTCATTTGAGATCCCTGTAAATTTTTTGTGCGGTTATGTGTATTAGTTGCTGCTTGCTTATTTTATTATGTCCTTTTAGTTTGCCTATATACGCTGCCCTCTTTCTTTTGTTGGCATGAGGTGCTTCTTGTATTGGAAAACACCATTCCCTTTCTTCTGTGA
This window contains:
- the LOC133696553 gene encoding sphingoid long-chain bases kinase 1 isoform X1; its protein translation is MPFIVVKIGLLPPLPPPYRFQLIDMHQGKSGSFVSRNNPGINSNATTAPANNTNKSQRRLSLCSQIATHSSPIVFPEKQKRSKKLKAASSNSRSSTEAVDDDPFPFNQPKIDEHRIDIGGGAAAGGDENSDLLGYAVLSGKLILDKRNTSSSSSYHTSTTKDQADVTNQQAVDAKLTSKALVWGSHMLHLEHVISVSYNVGLRHFTVHSYPIKKSSCGLSCFMKPKRTRRDYRFLASSVEEALQWVGGFADQQCYINCLPHPLASSKKQASSELLPTDPPPELLFKCKSPPKMLVILNPRSGRGRSTKVFHGIVEPIFKLAGFKLEVVKTTSAGHAKKLASTVDISTCPDGIICVGGDGIINEVLNGLLIRDNQKEGISIPIGIIPAGSDNSLIWTVLGVRDPISAAISIVKGGLTATDVFAVEWIHSGVIHFGMTVSYYGFVSDVLELSEKYQKRFGPLRYFVAGFLKFLCLPKYSYEVEYLPASREDRDGKQSAERDIVDMSDLYTDVMRRSNKDGIPRASSLSSIDSIMTPSRMSGGDLDTTCSSTRASTEPSEYVRGLDPKAKRLSSGRTNVMAEPEVIHPQLPLSTTPNWPRTRSKSRADKGWTGLTSTHDPSRCSWGNAAPNDREDISSTLSDPGPIWDAEPKWDTEPNWDVENPIELPGPSDDIEPGTKKEVIPRFEDKWEFRKGQFLGIMVCNHACRTVQSSQVVAPRAEHDDNTMDMLLVHGSGRLRLLRFFLLLQMGQHLSLPYVEYIKVKSVKIKAGKHTHNGCGIDGELFQLNGQVISSLLPEQCRLIGRSPNHPM
- the LOC133696553 gene encoding sphingoid long-chain bases kinase 1 isoform X2, with translation MPFIVVKIGLLPPLPPPYRFQLMNNPGINSNATTAPANNTNKSQRRLSLCSQIATHSSPIVFPEKQKRSKKLKAASSNSRSSTEAVDDDPFPFNQPKIDEHRIDIGGGAAAGGDENSDLLGYAVLSGKLILDKRNTSSSSSYHTSTTKDQADVTNQQAVDAKLTSKALVWGSHMLHLEHVISVSYNVGLRHFTVHSYPIKKSSCGLSCFMKPKRTRRDYRFLASSVEEALQWVGGFADQQCYINCLPHPLASSKKQASSELLPTDPPPELLFKCKSPPKMLVILNPRSGRGRSTKVFHGIVEPIFKLAGFKLEVVKTTSAGHAKKLASTVDISTCPDGIICVGGDGIINEVLNGLLIRDNQKEGISIPIGIIPAGSDNSLIWTVLGVRDPISAAISIVKGGLTATDVFAVEWIHSGVIHFGMTVSYYGFVSDVLELSEKYQKRFGPLRYFVAGFLKFLCLPKYSYEVEYLPASREDRDGKQSAERDIVDMSDLYTDVMRRSNKDGIPRASSLSSIDSIMTPSRMSGGDLDTTCSSTRASTEPSEYVRGLDPKAKRLSSGRTNVMAEPEVIHPQLPLSTTPNWPRTRSKSRADKGWTGLTSTHDPSRCSWGNAAPNDREDISSTLSDPGPIWDAEPKWDTEPNWDVENPIELPGPSDDIEPGTKKEVIPRFEDKWEFRKGQFLGIMVCNHACRTVQSSQVVAPRAEHDDNTMDMLLVHGSGRLRLLRFFLLLQMGQHLSLPYVEYIKVKSVKIKAGKHTHNGCGIDGELFQLNGQVISSLLPEQCRLIGRSPNHPM